A portion of the Esox lucius isolate fEsoLuc1 chromosome 20, fEsoLuc1.pri, whole genome shotgun sequence genome contains these proteins:
- the LOC117593500 gene encoding ubl carboxyl-terminal hydrolase 18-like: MRGLINYGTHCSINSIVQCLYETRELRDLILSVDEREYQAHNTVAMNLKALIREMKENDRLPCDPGFLIDSMSVYSGMSFKIQEDSDLVFTCIINALADGHRTGKGIGKLWDIECEEHMRCLSCNKVRSVLKNANSIPLLIDGALPNELQEYMKQYADNTRTACDWHCTNCHRKTKLEITSKVVSLPPVVCMKLGRVKNTGRDTAHIVKMGTRFAFPETVDLKYIMKGPEASVSAIYELYAVVAHCGTHYSGHYTAYLRCGIQGWYLADDAHVRLCSWADVQNTYEAGSNLYDRVAYMLMYHRKSSSH; encoded by the coding sequence ATGCGCGGCTTGATCAATTACGGGACCCATTGCAGCATAAACAGCATTGTCCAGTGCTTATACGAGACACGCGAGCTACGGGATCTCATTCTGAGCGTGGACGAGCGGGAATACCAGGCTCATAATACAGTGGCCATGAATCTCAAGGCTCTCATCCGCGAGATGAAAGAGAATGACCGGTTACCGTGCGACCCGGGCTTTCTCATAGACTCTATGAGCGTGTATAGTGGAATGTCTTTCAAAATTCAGGAGGACTCTGACCTAGTGTTCACGTGCATCATCAACGCTCTAGCGGACGGACACAGGACCGGAAAAGGCATCGGAAAACTGTGGGACATAGAGTGCGAGGAACATATGCGCTGTCTTAGTTGTAACAAAGTCCGGTCTGTACtgaaaaatgcaaattcaatcCCCCTGTTGATTGATGGGGCTCTCCCAAACGAGCTGCAAGAATACATGAAGCAGTACGCTGACAACACGCGGACAGCATGTGACTGGCATTGCACAAACTGCCACAGGAAAACCAAGCTCGAAATCACGAGCAAAGTGGTGTCATTACCCCCGGTTGTGTGCATGAAGCTTGGACGGGTTAAAAACACAGGTAGAGATACCGCTCACATTGTAAAGATGGGAACGCGATTCGCGTTCCCGGAGACTGTGGATCTGAAATACATCATGAAAGGACCCGAAGCCAGCGTAAGCGCTATATACGAGCTGTACGCAGTTGTAGCCCACTGTGGTACTCACTATTCTGGACATTACACAGCTTATCTGCGTTGTGGAATTCAAGGGTGGTATCTTGCAGACGATGCTCACGTGAGGCTGTGCTCCTGGGCGGATGTCCAGAATACCTATGAAGCAGGATCTAACTTATACGACAGGGTTGCGTACATGCTCATGTACCACAGGAAAAGCAGCTCCCATTGA